Proteins from a genomic interval of Desulfonatronum thioautotrophicum:
- a CDS encoding metal-dependent hydrolase, with translation MQTSRRQFFQSIGLAIGGIGLGTMAQTATAAQKQEMPTPKARKPGAVGLEWLGHGSFLFVSVEGKRFLFDPWITTNPSCPGKYKQPGSFETVDYIVWTHGHVDHFMLGDAKELIETYDPKIIAPWELSFFIKNEIPRADCLTFDLGNKGATASFDGIGITMVEAFHSAGAQLTGFQGTNRFVGEAVGYIFEFENGLKVYHAGDTALMGDMKTIIGDFYQPDIAILPIGGVFTMGSTEAAHACALINPRIAIPEHYATFPVLEHNAENFKKEVAKRAPGVETRELKPGAMVDLS, from the coding sequence ATGCAGACATCCAGAAGACAATTCTTTCAGTCCATTGGACTGGCCATCGGCGGCATCGGTTTAGGGACGATGGCACAGACAGCAACTGCTGCCCAGAAACAGGAAATGCCGACACCAAAAGCGCGCAAGCCTGGGGCCGTGGGGCTGGAATGGCTCGGCCATGGCAGCTTTCTGTTCGTTTCCGTCGAGGGCAAGCGTTTCCTCTTTGATCCTTGGATCACCACCAATCCGAGCTGTCCGGGAAAATACAAACAGCCCGGCAGTTTTGAAACCGTGGACTACATCGTCTGGACTCACGGGCATGTGGATCACTTCATGCTCGGCGACGCAAAAGAATTGATCGAGACCTACGACCCCAAAATCATCGCCCCCTGGGAGTTGAGCTTTTTCATCAAGAACGAGATTCCCCGGGCCGATTGTCTGACCTTTGATCTGGGCAACAAGGGGGCCACGGCAAGTTTCGACGGGATCGGTATCACCATGGTCGAGGCCTTTCACTCCGCCGGAGCCCAGTTGACCGGATTTCAAGGAACCAACCGCTTCGTGGGTGAGGCCGTGGGGTATATTTTCGAGTTTGAGAACGGTCTGAAGGTCTACCATGCCGGGGACACAGCCCTGATGGGCGACATGAAGACCATCATCGGCGATTTTTACCAGCCGGACATCGCCATCCTGCCCATCGGCGGCGTATTCACTATGGGTTCGACCGAGGCGGCCCATGCCTGCGCCTTGATCAACCCCAGGATCGCCATACCCGAACACTACGCCACGTTCCCTGTCCTGGAGCACAATGCGGAGAACTTCAAGAAAGAGGTCGCAAAACGTGCGCCTGGGGTCGAGACCAGGGAATTGAAGCCTGGGGCGATGGTTGATCTGTCCTGA
- a CDS encoding ATP-binding protein yields the protein MRESEQDFSIRVSIFSKIVIAVLCPLLLAIGVGALITVKLESRAMTSLILGSVEITARNIATITRHAFASLNWIHLEEFLHELGREKSGGVVSAKVVNPRGSVYMAHDRGLYGTDVDLNLLTGQTMVLEDYLLEDGQERGILMIHPVRIGQDDWHVLLGVSLSQVHAAVAELIRRSVFWSALIVVLATAAIYLTTRAITRPIISLADSAQRIAHGHLDHQAAVQSPDEVGLLAHEFNRMVTKLRTAQHQLRKTVTDLEKANVRLEEDQKLRLATEQACLKAEAAEAASRAKSAFLANMSHEIRTPMNAILGFAQILEGDPSLDEAQAERVRIINRSGNHLLNLINDVLDMSKIEADKVRLRPHDFGLHVLLDDLEAMFRSRMEARGLGMDVDREQGLPERLHADETKLRQVLVNLLGNALKFTRSGGVTLKVRRTPLAADASGNGGLIRLDFEVQDTGPGIMPEEKERIFEAFYQTRDGAEAGGTGLGLPICRRYVELMGGNLTVESEPGQGSVFRFQITAQKAGRCEEPNTPGGRRVVGIMPGFAPVRILVVDDNPENRILVRDILESVGFVVTEAGGGQEALEIIAHRPPDAVILDIRMPGMDGREVIRRLKDGEHGQSPPVIASTAYAYEDEQAEIMAAGAHAYLRKPFRIDELLALLGALLPLEYLYETVKEMKMPNRRPEAIDDLPADLRVALHDAAEAGDTMQLKELIARVAEIDQGVADPLLSLANNYDLDILQEWLGGEG from the coding sequence ATGCGTGAATCGGAACAGGATTTTTCGATCCGCGTCTCGATTTTTTCCAAGATCGTGATAGCGGTGCTGTGTCCGCTCCTGCTGGCCATCGGGGTGGGCGCCCTGATTACGGTCAAGCTGGAGAGTCGGGCCATGACGTCCCTGATTCTCGGGTCCGTGGAGATCACGGCTCGGAACATCGCCACCATCACCCGCCATGCATTCGCCTCGCTGAACTGGATTCATCTGGAGGAATTCCTGCACGAGTTGGGTCGGGAGAAATCGGGCGGGGTTGTCTCGGCCAAGGTGGTCAATCCACGGGGCTCCGTCTACATGGCCCACGATCGCGGCCTGTATGGAACGGACGTGGACCTGAATCTGCTCACCGGCCAAACCATGGTTCTCGAGGACTACCTCCTGGAGGACGGCCAGGAGAGGGGGATTCTCATGATTCATCCGGTGCGCATCGGCCAGGACGACTGGCATGTCCTTCTGGGTGTTTCCCTGTCCCAGGTCCATGCGGCCGTGGCCGAGCTGATCCGGCGGTCCGTATTCTGGTCCGCCCTGATCGTGGTTCTGGCCACGGCGGCAATCTATCTGACAACCAGGGCCATTACCCGGCCGATCATCTCCCTGGCCGACTCCGCGCAGCGCATAGCCCATGGTCACCTGGACCATCAGGCCGCGGTTCAGTCGCCGGACGAGGTGGGCCTCTTGGCCCATGAATTCAATCGCATGGTCACGAAGTTGCGCACGGCCCAGCACCAGCTCCGAAAAACCGTGACCGACCTGGAAAAGGCCAATGTCCGCCTGGAGGAAGACCAGAAGCTGCGTCTGGCCACGGAACAGGCCTGCCTGAAAGCCGAGGCGGCGGAGGCGGCCAGCCGGGCCAAGAGCGCCTTCCTGGCCAACATGAGTCATGAAATCCGCACGCCCATGAACGCCATCCTGGGTTTTGCCCAGATCCTGGAGGGCGACCCTTCCCTGGACGAGGCCCAGGCCGAGCGGGTCCGGATCATCAACCGCAGCGGCAACCATCTGCTGAACCTGATCAATGACGTCCTGGACATGTCCAAGATCGAGGCCGACAAGGTTCGCTTGCGCCCCCATGATTTCGGACTGCATGTCCTTCTGGACGATCTCGAGGCCATGTTCCGGTCCCGGATGGAGGCCCGCGGCCTGGGAATGGACGTAGACCGGGAGCAGGGTCTGCCCGAACGTCTGCACGCCGACGAGACCAAGTTGCGGCAGGTGCTGGTCAACCTGCTGGGCAACGCGCTGAAGTTCACCAGGTCCGGCGGCGTGACTCTCAAGGTGCGCCGGACGCCCCTTGCCGCGGATGCATCCGGAAATGGAGGGCTGATCCGCCTGGATTTCGAGGTTCAGGATACCGGCCCGGGGATTATGCCCGAGGAAAAAGAGCGCATTTTCGAGGCGTTCTATCAGACCAGGGACGGGGCGGAAGCCGGAGGAACCGGGTTGGGGCTGCCCATTTGCCGGCGCTACGTGGAGTTGATGGGCGGCAACCTGACCGTGGAGAGCGAACCGGGACAGGGCAGTGTGTTCCGCTTCCAGATCACGGCTCAGAAGGCCGGCCGTTGCGAGGAACCGAATACACCGGGAGGGCGCCGCGTGGTCGGGATCATGCCCGGGTTCGCTCCGGTCCGGATACTCGTGGTGGACGACAACCCGGAAAACCGCATCCTGGTCCGGGACATTCTTGAATCGGTGGGATTTGTCGTCACGGAGGCCGGCGGCGGCCAGGAGGCCCTGGAGATCATTGCCCATCGGCCTCCGGACGCGGTGATCCTGGACATCAGGATGCCCGGAATGGATGGACGGGAGGTCATCCGGCGCCTGAAGGACGGCGAGCATGGCCAGAGCCCGCCGGTCATCGCCTCCACGGCCTATGCCTATGAAGATGAGCAGGCTGAAATCATGGCCGCGGGGGCGCACGCCTATCTGCGCAAACCCTTCAGGATCGACGAGCTGCTCGCTTTGCTGGGCGCCCTGCTGCCCCTGGAATACCTCTACGAGACCGTCAAGGAGATGAAAATGCCGAATCGCCGACCCGAGGCCATTGACGACCTGCCCGCGGACCTGCGCGTGGCCCTGCATGACGCCGCCGAAGCCGGGGACACGATGCAGCTCAAGGAATTGATTGCCCGGGTCGCGGAGATCGACCAGGGCGTCGCCGACCCGCTGCTATCCCTGGCGAACAACTATGACCTGGATATTCTCCAGGAATGGCTGGGAGGAGAAGGGTGA
- a CDS encoding response regulator has product MLKAQDAPTIMVVDDTRANLQLLQDILQAKGYRVVAFPGGAMALKAAARRPPDLFLLDVNMPEMNGYEVCRRLKAEPGLRDIPVLFVSALSETADKVRAFAAGGVDYVTKPFQAEEVHARVDTHLRLRSLQKTLEEHNRHLEALVQEKVREISQSQLATIHALSELMETRDYETGAHTDRTRMYCRLLALRLREDSRYVQLADDLFIENIFQAAPLHDIGKFGIPDKILLKPGKLTREEFECMKSHTTIGALTLKKAYARHPNNDFLRMGIAIARFHHEKWDGSGYPDGLSGESIPLSARIMAVADVYDALRSKRPYKSAFAHEQCVKIITDSSGTHFDPRLVAAFEAIEAEFARVFTEIQEESQAGQA; this is encoded by the coding sequence ATGCTCAAAGCGCAGGACGCACCAACCATCATGGTCGTGGACGACACCAGGGCGAATCTGCAACTCCTGCAGGACATCCTCCAGGCAAAGGGCTACCGCGTCGTGGCCTTCCCCGGCGGGGCGATGGCCTTGAAGGCCGCGGCCAGACGTCCGCCGGATCTGTTTCTGCTGGACGTGAACATGCCGGAGATGAACGGCTACGAGGTCTGCCGGAGGCTCAAGGCCGAACCCGGGCTGCGGGACATTCCGGTGCTGTTTGTCAGCGCTCTGAGCGAGACGGCGGACAAGGTCCGGGCTTTTGCCGCCGGCGGGGTGGACTATGTGACCAAACCCTTCCAGGCCGAGGAGGTGCATGCCCGGGTGGACACGCACCTGCGGCTGCGCTCCCTGCAAAAGACGCTGGAAGAGCACAACCGGCATCTGGAAGCCCTGGTTCAGGAAAAGGTCCGGGAGATATCCCAGTCCCAATTGGCTACCATTCATGCCTTGTCCGAGCTGATGGAGACCCGGGACTACGAAACCGGCGCCCATACCGACCGGACCCGGATGTATTGCCGCCTGCTGGCCCTGCGGCTGCGCGAGGACTCCCGCTACGTCCAACTGGCCGACGACCTGTTCATCGAGAACATCTTTCAGGCCGCTCCGCTGCACGACATCGGCAAGTTCGGCATACCGGACAAGATTCTGCTCAAGCCGGGCAAGCTGACCAGGGAGGAGTTCGAATGCATGAAATCGCACACCACCATCGGCGCGTTGACCCTGAAAAAGGCCTATGCCCGGCACCCGAACAACGATTTCCTGCGCATGGGCATCGCCATTGCCCGCTTCCATCACGAAAAGTGGGACGGCAGCGGGTACCCCGACGGCCTGTCCGGCGAATCCATTCCCCTGAGCGCCCGGATCATGGCCGTGGCCGACGTGTACGACGCCCTGCGCTCGAAGCGGCCCTACAAGAGCGCCTTTGCACATGAGCAATGCGTGAAGATCATCACCGATTCCTCAGGGACCCACTTCGACCCCCGCCTGGTTGCGGCGTTTGAGGCCATTGAGGCCGAGTTTGCACGGGTGTTCACGGAGATCCAGGAAGAGAGTCAGGCCGGGCAGGCGTAA